One genomic region from Shewanella aestuarii encodes:
- the ccoN gene encoding cytochrome-c oxidase, cbb3-type subunit I: MMNHSQSTGADYNYTIVRQFALTTVLWGIVGMAVGVLIAAQLIWPQLNFDTPWLTYSRLRPLHTNAVIFAFGTSALFATSYYIVQRTCQTRLFAPKLAAFTFWGWQAIILSAAISLPLGITSGKEYAELEWPIDIAITIVWVSYAIVFFGTIIKRTTSHIYVANWFFGAFIITVAVLHIVNSMAMPLTLTKSYSMYSGAVDAMVQWWYGHNAVGFLLTAGFLGMMYYFVPKQAGRPVYSYRLSIVHFWALIALYIWAGPHHLHYTALPDWTQSLGMVMSLILFAPSWGGMINGIMTLSGAWHKLRTDPVLRFLVVSLSFYGMSTFEGPMMAIKTVNALSHYTDWTVGHVHSGALGWVAMVSIGSLYHLIPVLFGHGRMYSTNLVNVHFWLATIGTVLYIVSMWISGVMQGLMWRAVNSDGTLTYSFVESLEASYPFYFVRFIGGAFFLAGMLIMAYNVIRTVKATKDSLPALAEAKA; encoded by the coding sequence ATGATGAACCATTCCCAGTCTACAGGCGCTGATTACAACTACACTATTGTTCGCCAATTTGCATTAACCACAGTATTGTGGGGAATCGTTGGTATGGCAGTGGGTGTATTGATTGCAGCTCAGTTAATCTGGCCGCAACTGAACTTTGATACTCCTTGGTTAACGTATAGTCGTTTACGACCATTACATACCAATGCAGTTATTTTCGCGTTCGGTACTTCAGCCCTATTCGCTACATCCTACTATATTGTACAAAGAACCTGTCAAACCCGTTTATTTGCACCTAAATTAGCTGCATTTACATTTTGGGGATGGCAAGCAATTATTCTATCTGCAGCAATAAGCTTACCTTTAGGTATCACCTCAGGGAAAGAGTATGCTGAGTTAGAATGGCCAATTGATATCGCAATTACCATTGTTTGGGTAAGTTATGCGATTGTTTTCTTCGGTACCATTATCAAAAGAACAACATCACATATTTATGTGGCTAACTGGTTCTTTGGTGCTTTTATTATTACTGTTGCTGTTTTACATATTGTGAACTCAATGGCTATGCCATTAACACTGACTAAGTCATATTCAATGTACTCAGGTGCCGTTGATGCGATGGTTCAGTGGTGGTACGGACATAACGCAGTTGGTTTCTTATTAACAGCAGGCTTCCTTGGTATGATGTACTACTTTGTACCTAAGCAAGCAGGACGTCCAGTATATTCATACCGTTTATCTATTGTTCACTTTTGGGCATTGATTGCGTTATACATTTGGGCTGGTCCTCACCATTTACATTACACAGCATTACCTGATTGGACTCAGTCTTTAGGTATGGTTATGTCGTTAATCCTTTTCGCTCCATCTTGGGGTGGTATGATTAACGGTATTATGACTCTCTCTGGTGCATGGCATAAGCTTCGTACTGACCCAGTACTTCGTTTCTTGGTTGTTTCATTATCTTTCTATGGTATGTCTACCTTCGAAGGTCCAATGATGGCAATTAAAACCGTTAACGCCTTATCTCACTATACGGACTGGACTGTCGGTCACGTTCACTCTGGTGCGTTGGGTTGGGTTGCTATGGTGTCTATTGGTTCTTTATACCATTTGATACCAGTACTGTTTGGCCATGGCCGTATGTATAGCACTAACTTAGTTAACGTTCATTTCTGGTTAGCGACTATTGGTACTGTGTTATACATCGTATCTATGTGGATTTCAGGTGTGATGCAAGGTCTGATGTGGCGTGCTGTGAACTCAGACGGTACATTGACATATAGCTTCGTAGAAAGTCTTGAAGCTTCGTATCCTTTCTATTTTGTTCGCTTTATTGGTGGTGCGTTTTTCTTAGCTGGTATGTTAATCATGGCATACAACGTTATTCGTACAGTTAAAGCAACAAAAGATTCTTTGCCAGCACTTGCTGAAGCAAAAGCATAA
- a CDS encoding IS3 family transposase (programmed frameshift), translating to MTKRISKQYPDDFKQEAVALVLEQNYTIVQAAASLGITDKILYSWVSKHKKQAQGDTLSVDERTELMLLRKENKRLLMEREIPKKGQCLLCERNEVRYSFIKTLVSKYPISLACKVMQVSSSAYYVWLKRPGELITADTLELFRRAKALFKASRNSLGSRELAKALRKEGFSITRYRTIKLMARLKLVVTQRLAYKVTTKRKHSDSVADNLLNMNFNPVGPNQVWAGDVSYLKTGEGWLYLAVVMDLYSRRIVGWHISKRMTRGLVEKAFLKAYNLRKPPKGLVFHSDRGSQYTSKGYRRLLKQLDCRASMGDVGACWDNAVVERFFGSLKHDWLLKVPQPTRHHMCDDVAKYMKYYNVERLHSANADQSPIDFEISFRKVFGWS from the exons ATGACTAAACGAATAAGTAAACAATATCCAGATGACTTTAAACAAGAAGCTGTCGCTTTGGTTCTTGAACAAAATTACACAATAGTTCAAGCAGCAGCTTCTTTAGGTATCACAGATAAAATCCTTTACAGCTGGGTTTCTAAACACAAAAAGCAGGCACAAGGTGATACCTTATCTGTCGATGAACGCACCGAACTTATGCTGTTACGCAAAGAGAATAAACGCTTATTAATGGAGCGTGAAATCC CTAAAAAAGGCCAGTGCCTTCTTTGCGAAAGAAATGAAGTAAGGTACTCATTTATCAAGACTCTTGTGTCGAAATACCCTATTTCGTTGGCGTGTAAAGTGATGCAGGTCAGTTCGTCAGCGTATTACGTTTGGCTTAAAAGGCCTGGTGAGCTTATCACTGCTGACACACTAGAATTATTTCGTCGAGCTAAAGCACTATTCAAGGCCAGTAGAAACAGCCTGGGTAGCCGAGAATTAGCTAAAGCATTACGCAAAGAAGGGTTTAGTATTACACGTTATCGCACTATTAAGTTAATGGCGCGATTGAAACTGGTGGTAACGCAACGTCTGGCTTATAAAGTCACCACGAAGCGTAAACACAGTGATAGCGTGGCTGATAATTTGCTTAATATGAATTTTAATCCTGTTGGGCCAAACCAAGTCTGGGCAGGAGATGTGAGCTATCTTAAAACAGGCGAAGGCTGGCTATATCTCGCAGTGGTGATGGATTTATATTCTCGCAGAATCGTCGGCTGGCATATCTCTAAGCGCATGACGAGAGGCTTAGTGGAGAAAGCATTTTTGAAGGCTTATAACTTGCGAAAACCACCTAAAGGCCTAGTTTTTCATAGCGATAGAGGTTCGCAATATACTAGTAAAGGCTATCGACGTTTATTAAAACAATTGGATTGCAGAGCAAGTATGGGCGATGTGGGAGCGTGTTGGGACAATGCTGTTGTAGAGCGATTTTTTGGTAGTTTGAAACACGATTGGTTATTAAAAGTACCACAGCCAACTCGTCATCATATGTGTGATGATGTGGCTAAATATATGAAATATTACAATGTAGAACGACTGCATTCGGCAAATGCTGATCAGTCACCTATAGACTTTGAAATCTCTTTTAGAAAAGTGTTCGGTTGGAGTTGA
- a CDS encoding DUF3644 domain-containing protein, with translation MPVKKKDDRQQKFFTFLQKKQNAGQLFSREDVIAATGWEANTFKTYLNKRQISQFLVEVSANKFEAINTVGITLTEFKKRLSQSKHFQELGHKCKSNLAKALLKKSKDNMMLALELYNRPSLENKLDGFVMLFCTAWEQLLKAKLIERDGEHKIYEKVNGKKGLKRTIPLRVCLDRIYEQKNNIRRNIEIIADWRDEAVHLLMPEIQSIASRIFQSGVLNFSAEFESFAEVPFISSQHTGMLSLVGDFQLPPASLLKSLYGSAADQILELASQLEQDIEAADDITFAIPINVSLMYTQDQNGTQVILAKANGKKEDIENLKNVLMVEKAVNPEKSHPFTRSKLLSSVLEKLQKYDDVKLGRCLVYTAGAKPSLNTNCIDACIHKLKWKSNDNEYHHYIKVSDRHLYSMSAVDELVKRITENENFVREAKEKYNRRNKK, from the coding sequence ATGCCAGTTAAAAAAAAGGATGATCGACAACAAAAATTCTTTACCTTTCTACAGAAAAAGCAAAACGCTGGCCAACTGTTTAGTCGTGAAGATGTAATTGCTGCCACCGGTTGGGAGGCAAATACATTTAAGACGTATTTAAACAAGCGTCAGATATCACAATTCTTGGTTGAGGTTTCCGCTAATAAGTTTGAGGCTATAAATACCGTTGGTATTACGCTAACTGAGTTTAAGAAGCGGTTATCTCAAAGCAAGCACTTTCAAGAACTTGGGCATAAGTGTAAAAGCAATCTAGCCAAGGCTCTACTTAAAAAGTCTAAAGATAATATGATGCTGGCATTAGAGTTGTATAACAGACCCTCATTGGAGAATAAACTCGATGGCTTTGTGATGTTGTTCTGTACAGCATGGGAACAATTATTAAAAGCTAAACTAATTGAGAGAGATGGTGAGCACAAGATATACGAAAAAGTTAATGGTAAGAAAGGGTTGAAACGCACGATACCGTTACGTGTGTGCTTAGACAGGATCTATGAGCAAAAAAATAATATTCGCCGCAATATTGAAATTATAGCGGACTGGCGCGATGAAGCTGTTCATTTATTAATGCCAGAGATTCAATCGATTGCGTCCAGAATATTCCAGTCAGGCGTACTAAATTTTTCAGCTGAGTTTGAGTCATTCGCTGAAGTGCCATTTATTTCTTCCCAACATACAGGCATGTTATCTCTGGTTGGAGACTTCCAACTACCACCGGCGTCACTATTAAAGTCGCTTTATGGCTCCGCCGCAGATCAAATATTAGAATTAGCTAGCCAATTAGAACAAGATATCGAAGCAGCGGATGACATTACGTTTGCCATACCGATTAACGTGTCTTTGATGTATACGCAGGATCAGAATGGAACACAGGTGATACTTGCCAAGGCCAATGGCAAGAAAGAAGACATTGAGAATCTCAAGAACGTACTGATGGTAGAAAAAGCGGTAAACCCTGAAAAGTCTCATCCATTTACACGAAGCAAATTGCTGTCTAGCGTTTTAGAGAAGCTGCAAAAGTATGATGACGTAAAACTAGGGCGTTGCTTAGTGTACACAGCTGGTGCAAAACCATCTTTGAACACCAACTGTATCGACGCTTGTATTCATAAGTTGAAATGGAAATCCAACGACAACGAGTATCATCATTACATTAAAGTATCAGACAGACACCTTTATTCGATGAGTGCGGTCGATGAACTTGTAAAGAGAATTACAGAAAACGAAAACTTTGTAAGAGAAGCTAAAGAGAAATACAACCGGCGTAATAAAAAGTGA
- a CDS encoding FixH family protein, producing the protein MSDVQPWYKQFWPWFLILLPLCAVIASINLLFTALDNSDSLVAEEYYKEGKAINMDLRKINYAKQIGMKYLVAIDDNMIEITQHGGPAYSAALNVHFYHRTLEQHDLKLKVTADGSGIYRIPLDESISGPWEIRLESFDGEWRIQQRIDITDNVEYWLN; encoded by the coding sequence ATGTCAGATGTACAACCTTGGTATAAGCAATTTTGGCCGTGGTTTTTAATTCTCCTCCCCTTATGTGCCGTCATCGCCAGCATCAATTTACTTTTTACTGCATTAGATAATTCAGACTCGTTAGTCGCCGAAGAATACTATAAAGAAGGTAAAGCCATTAATATGGATTTGCGTAAGATTAACTACGCCAAACAAATTGGTATGAAATATCTTGTCGCCATCGATGATAATATGATTGAAATCACTCAACACGGTGGTCCAGCTTATTCTGCCGCTCTTAATGTGCATTTTTATCATCGAACACTTGAGCAGCATGATTTAAAACTTAAGGTTACAGCTGATGGTTCTGGTATTTACCGTATACCATTAGATGAAAGTATTTCAGGCCCATGGGAAATCAGACTTGAAAGTTTTGATGGCGAATGGCGTATTCAGCAACGTATCGATATCACTGATAACGTTGAATATTGGTTAAACTAA
- the ccoP gene encoding cytochrome-c oxidase, cbb3-type subunit III, protein MSNFWSIWITVLTIVVIVGCIVILRVMSKNNTGVEEGESMGHSFDGIEELNNPLPKWWSYMFYITIVFGIVYLVMYPGLGNYKGLFGWTSSNQSVRSLDESKAAVEAAKAENRLSQYDREVAHADEKYGPIFAAYLATPLEELVKNEEALKVGGRLFLQNCAQCHGSDARGSKGFPNLTDNAWLYGGELADIKTSLMNGRNGMMPPKGGLPIEDSEIKGLAEYVVKLSGGEHDAALAGQGQASYMKGCFACHGMDGTGNKFMGAPNLTDNAWLYGGSRGAIEESIKYGRAGVMPAWKDILGEEKVHVLTAYVYSLSNK, encoded by the coding sequence ATGAGTAACTTCTGGAGTATTTGGATTACTGTACTCACCATCGTTGTGATCGTAGGTTGTATCGTTATTCTTCGTGTAATGTCAAAAAATAATACTGGCGTTGAAGAAGGCGAATCAATGGGTCATAGCTTTGATGGTATTGAAGAACTAAATAACCCACTGCCAAAGTGGTGGTCTTATATGTTCTACATTACTATCGTATTTGGCATTGTATATCTTGTAATGTATCCAGGTTTGGGTAATTACAAAGGCTTATTTGGTTGGACAAGCTCTAATCAAAGTGTGCGTTCTTTAGACGAGTCTAAAGCTGCTGTAGAAGCTGCAAAAGCTGAAAACCGTTTATCTCAGTATGACCGTGAAGTGGCTCATGCTGATGAAAAATACGGACCAATCTTTGCTGCATATTTAGCGACCCCTCTTGAGGAGTTAGTTAAAAATGAAGAGGCATTAAAAGTTGGCGGCCGTCTGTTTCTACAAAACTGCGCTCAATGCCATGGATCAGATGCTCGCGGTTCAAAAGGTTTCCCTAACCTAACGGATAATGCTTGGTTATACGGTGGTGAATTAGCCGATATTAAAACCTCGTTAATGAATGGCCGTAATGGCATGATGCCTCCAAAAGGTGGTTTACCTATCGAAGATAGTGAAATCAAAGGTTTAGCTGAATATGTAGTTAAACTTTCAGGCGGTGAACATGACGCCGCACTTGCAGGCCAAGGCCAAGCTTCATACATGAAAGGCTGTTTTGCTTGTCATGGTATGGACGGTACGGGTAACAAGTTCATGGGCGCACCTAATTTAACTGACAATGCTTGGTTATATGGTGGCAGTCGTGGTGCAATTGAAGAGTCAATTAAGTATGGACGTGCTGGGGTGATGCCTGCATGGAAAGATATACTTGGTGAAGAAAAAGTTCACGTATTGACTGCCTACGTTTATAGCTTATCTAACAAATAG
- a CDS encoding AAA family ATPase, producing the protein MKLVSVEIENIRCYKDPVKVQIDDLTTFIGKNDIGKSTVLEALEIFFNNDTVKISQDDANISNENKVVCITCEFTNLPDRIILDSGHETTLENEYLLTPESTLKIKKTFDCGKKTPSCDVFIIAYHPTAAGVSNLLELKEKDLQKIIKDQGIDSALKGNPLMRKAIWDNVLWLN; encoded by the coding sequence ATGAAGCTTGTATCTGTAGAAATCGAAAACATACGCTGCTACAAAGACCCTGTTAAGGTTCAGATTGATGACCTTACTACGTTTATTGGCAAAAACGATATAGGAAAGTCTACAGTATTAGAAGCATTAGAGATCTTCTTCAACAATGATACTGTGAAGATTAGCCAAGATGATGCAAACATCTCTAATGAGAATAAAGTGGTTTGTATCACCTGTGAATTCACGAATCTGCCAGACAGAATAATTCTTGATAGTGGGCATGAAACCACCCTAGAAAATGAATATTTATTGACGCCTGAGTCAACCTTAAAAATTAAAAAAACTTTTGATTGTGGAAAGAAAACACCAAGTTGTGATGTTTTTATTATTGCCTACCACCCGACAGCTGCTGGTGTAAGTAACTTACTTGAACTTAAAGAAAAAGATCTTCAGAAAATAATAAAAGATCAAGGCATTGATAGCGCCCTGAAAGGCAACCCTCTAATGCGAAAAGCCATATGGGATAATGTGTTGTGGTTGAATTAG
- a CDS encoding ATP-binding protein has protein sequence MKSLLEKCSVGVDQNNVKNLELQEIEIQVTKPKEDSKRIWEQLDKYLPLFALFQSDRSSKDSDGEVQDPMKAAVATAIAEVKDDIERIQQRVKARTEEIANNTHKALETIDKTLASELVPDFIPPTPAKWTGLFSVSLSTDGIPLNKRGSGVRRLVLVSFFKAEAERLLTQGSKKGIIYAVEEPETAQHPNNQKILQQAFSDLASEHNCQVILTTHSPGFASDLPIEGIRFVTRDENAKPCIESGVDVLGKVAEALGVTPDSRVKLICCVEGPTDVKALKALSRALHLEDNSIPDLTNDDSVAFVVLGGGNLKHWVNDNYLKGFGRLELHIYDADVPSYVGVIEQVNARGDGSIGFITQKHEIESYLHSDVIKAAFDVDVVVTDHPNEDGKATPKVFAEVYSVAQGYDGVMKDNNAKIRLAERAFPLMTADMIHERDPNGEVKEWFTAMAGFLN, from the coding sequence TTGAAATCTCTTTTAGAAAAGTGTTCGGTTGGAGTTGACCAGAACAATGTTAAAAACCTCGAACTTCAAGAAATAGAAATACAGGTAACAAAACCCAAAGAAGATAGCAAAAGGATCTGGGAGCAACTTGATAAGTACTTGCCTTTGTTTGCTCTGTTTCAAAGTGACAGAAGTAGCAAAGATTCAGATGGAGAGGTCCAAGATCCTATGAAGGCTGCTGTTGCTACTGCAATAGCTGAAGTTAAGGATGATATCGAACGGATTCAGCAAAGAGTAAAAGCAAGGACGGAGGAGATTGCGAATAATACTCATAAAGCACTTGAAACCATTGATAAAACTCTTGCATCAGAGCTAGTGCCAGATTTTATTCCGCCGACCCCAGCGAAATGGACAGGCTTATTTTCCGTAAGTCTTAGTACAGATGGTATACCATTAAACAAGCGTGGAAGCGGCGTGCGCCGATTGGTCTTAGTTAGTTTCTTTAAAGCTGAAGCGGAAAGGCTCCTCACACAAGGTAGCAAAAAAGGAATTATATACGCAGTAGAGGAACCTGAAACCGCACAGCATCCCAACAATCAAAAGATACTTCAACAAGCATTTTCAGATCTTGCAAGTGAACATAATTGTCAGGTAATACTTACGACTCATAGCCCTGGGTTTGCTAGTGATCTTCCAATTGAGGGTATTCGTTTCGTTACACGAGATGAAAATGCAAAACCTTGCATTGAAAGTGGTGTAGATGTACTCGGAAAAGTAGCAGAAGCACTTGGAGTGACGCCAGATAGTCGAGTTAAGCTAATTTGTTGTGTTGAAGGTCCAACAGACGTCAAAGCATTAAAAGCGCTAAGCCGTGCATTACATCTGGAAGACAATTCGATTCCTGATTTAACTAATGATGATAGTGTCGCTTTCGTTGTTCTAGGTGGTGGTAATTTAAAACATTGGGTGAACGATAATTATCTAAAAGGTTTTGGACGCCTTGAATTGCACATCTACGATGCTGATGTGCCTAGCTATGTGGGTGTAATTGAGCAAGTTAATGCTCGTGGCGATGGTTCAATTGGTTTCATTACGCAAAAACATGAAATCGAGAGTTACCTGCACTCGGATGTAATAAAAGCGGCTTTTGATGTGGACGTTGTTGTAACAGATCACCCCAATGAAGATGGAAAAGCAACGCCTAAGGTTTTCGCAGAAGTATATTCTGTTGCACAGGGATATGATGGTGTTATGAAAGACAACAATGCCAAAATACGCCTCGCTGAAAGAGCTTTCCCACTTATGACTGCGGATATGATTCATGAGAGAGACCCGAATGGAGAAGTGAAAGAGTGGTTCACAGCAATGGCTGGTTTTTTAAATTAG
- the ccoO gene encoding cytochrome-c oxidase, cbb3-type subunit II, with protein MKFSHELIEKNIGLLGIFTVLAISIGGLVQITPLLFQKDTTEPVEGLKPYNALQIEGRDIYVREGCYNCHSQMIRPLRAETERYGHYSVAGESVWDHPFQWGSKRTGPDLARVGGRYSDKWHEVHLIDPRAVVPQSNMPAYPWLAENILDGKLTRKKMEILSNFHPQHNLYTEAELAGAEKAVQGKTELEALIAYLQSLGLALK; from the coding sequence ATGAAATTTAGTCATGAATTAATTGAAAAGAACATCGGTCTGCTTGGTATTTTCACTGTACTTGCGATTAGTATCGGCGGTTTAGTGCAAATTACCCCACTTTTGTTCCAAAAAGATACAACTGAACCTGTAGAAGGGTTAAAGCCGTATAATGCTTTGCAGATTGAAGGTCGCGATATTTATGTTCGTGAGGGTTGTTATAACTGTCACAGCCAAATGATCCGTCCTTTACGTGCTGAAACTGAACGTTATGGTCATTATTCTGTTGCCGGCGAATCAGTTTGGGATCACCCTTTCCAATGGGGTTCTAAGCGTACTGGTCCGGACCTTGCTCGTGTTGGTGGTCGTTACAGTGACAAGTGGCATGAGGTTCATTTAATCGACCCTCGCGCTGTTGTTCCTCAGTCGAACATGCCAGCTTATCCATGGCTTGCAGAAAACATCCTTGATGGGAAGTTAACTCGTAAGAAAATGGAAATCCTGAGTAATTTCCATCCACAACACAACCTTTACACAGAGGCTGAGTTGGCTGGAGCGGAAAAAGCGGTTCAAGGTAAAACGGAATTGGAAGCATTAATCGCATATTTACAGTCTTTGGGTTTAGCACTCAAATAG
- a CDS encoding cbb3-type cytochrome oxidase subunit 3: MDYGTFQGILTIIVMVTFVGIFFWAYSKHSKSKFDEAANLVFADDEQQKMSQDSGEQK, encoded by the coding sequence ATGGATTATGGCACTTTTCAAGGAATTTTAACCATTATTGTAATGGTGACATTTGTCGGTATTTTCTTCTGGGCATACAGTAAGCATAGCAAGTCAAAATTTGATGAAGCCGCTAACTTAGTATTTGCAGATGATGAACAACAAAAAATGTCGCAAGACTCAGGAGAGCAGAAGTAA
- a CDS encoding tyrosine-type recombinase/integrase, whose translation MNMLPPVLPLFDSSDYLLEGNSFVNQYITQLSIGSVTDAGLIIEHCADWLYEQRHSENNYKAYRSELTTFLHWCFDVASLSPIAVTRKDIGRYIAYCESPPTSLIGYFNVAQFKNDKSINDRVPNSAWRPFIGKKIDGKIQPYRLSDNALKTKIAIVSSFYGYLISEEYTERNPAQLWLKHSRFAAKKKFSLDEDDNQHAFTQLQWSYVVSTVTELALSQPEKHQRSLFLINLLYSCYLRISEISARSGYSPLMSQFKKNPHTGVWYFHVPFSKSGKARNIAVSKSLLQGLKNYRSYLGLPPLPASDETNPIFIRHKAAGHGRDSGMLNANLGIRQIREEINTLINLAADKAFNDGFEYESKLMRKLTAHNIRHTGITHDINFNLRPLSHVQADAGHESIDTTSQYLHTSQTERDQSAQNKPLNHLGDY comes from the coding sequence ATGAATATGCTACCTCCAGTATTGCCACTATTTGATTCTTCTGACTATCTGCTCGAAGGAAACAGCTTCGTAAACCAATATATCACTCAATTATCTATAGGTAGTGTGACCGATGCCGGTTTAATCATTGAGCATTGTGCAGATTGGCTATATGAACAGCGTCATTCAGAAAATAACTATAAAGCTTACAGAAGCGAGTTGACCACCTTTTTGCATTGGTGCTTTGATGTTGCCAGTCTTTCGCCAATTGCAGTGACTCGCAAAGATATTGGCAGGTACATTGCTTACTGCGAATCGCCACCAACATCACTAATAGGCTATTTCAATGTCGCGCAATTTAAGAATGATAAATCAATCAATGACAGAGTCCCAAATAGTGCTTGGAGACCCTTTATTGGTAAGAAAATCGATGGAAAAATTCAACCTTATCGATTGAGTGATAACGCATTGAAAACAAAAATTGCTATAGTTTCATCGTTTTATGGTTATCTTATCAGTGAAGAATATACTGAAAGAAACCCTGCACAATTATGGTTAAAACACAGTCGGTTTGCGGCAAAAAAGAAATTCTCACTTGATGAAGATGATAATCAACATGCATTTACTCAATTACAATGGTCATATGTTGTATCGACCGTAACCGAACTTGCATTATCACAACCAGAAAAGCATCAACGAAGTTTGTTTTTAATTAATCTACTTTATAGTTGCTATTTAAGAATATCTGAAATCAGTGCTAGATCTGGATATTCACCACTGATGAGCCAATTTAAAAAGAATCCCCATACAGGTGTTTGGTATTTTCATGTACCTTTTTCTAAAAGTGGTAAGGCAAGAAACATCGCTGTATCTAAATCATTGCTTCAAGGTCTTAAAAATTACCGAAGCTATTTAGGCTTGCCACCATTACCAGCATCAGATGAAACCAATCCAATTTTTATACGTCACAAAGCCGCTGGACATGGACGAGATTCAGGCATGCTAAATGCAAACCTTGGTATTAGGCAAATACGCGAAGAAATTAATACGCTCATAAATCTTGCTGCAGATAAGGCATTTAATGATGGCTTTGAATATGAAAGCAAACTAATGAGAAAACTCACTGCACACAACATACGGCATACTGGCATTACTCATGATATTAATTTCAATTTAAGACCATTATCACATGTTCAAGCCGACGCAGGTCATGAAAGTATCGATACAACTTCTCAATATTTACATACCAGTCAAACCGAACGAGACCAAAGTGCACAGAATAAACCACTAAATCATTTAGGTGATTATTAA